One segment of Streptomyces sp. NA02950 DNA contains the following:
- a CDS encoding DUF742 domain-containing protein has protein sequence MTAGSARPARRAGRVRPYSLTGGRTRSGHVLLVETFVASLESPDGRFDPAPGGAGTRMLPEIRAIIELCRRMRSVAEVSAMLKIPLGVVRVLLSDLADQGKIRVYGTGRGPGQPDRALLERVLSGLRRL, from the coding sequence GTGACGGCCGGGTCCGCCCGGCCCGCCCGTCGAGCCGGGCGTGTACGTCCGTACTCGCTCACCGGGGGCCGGACCCGCTCCGGCCATGTGCTGCTGGTGGAGACCTTCGTGGCCTCGCTGGAGTCACCGGACGGACGGTTCGACCCGGCCCCCGGCGGGGCGGGCACCCGGATGCTGCCGGAGATCCGGGCGATCATCGAACTGTGCCGCCGGATGCGCTCGGTCGCGGAGGTGTCCGCGATGCTCAAGATCCCGCTCGGGGTGGTGCGTGTCCTGCTCAGCGACTTAGCCGACCAGGGAAAGATCCGCGTCTACGGCACCGGGCGGGGCCCGGGACAGCCGGATCGCGCATTGCTCGAAAGGGTGCTCAGTGGACTCCGCAGGCTCTGA
- a CDS encoding lysozyme, with protein sequence MPVLRPGPARRALSALIGILAALVTTTFALSAPASAAQRSEDIPHPEDDWAGSQILKHEGGSTTGEAPPSVLASVEGVDVSSHQGNVSWSTLWSSGVRFAYVKATEGTSYTNPYFTQQYTGSYNVGMIRGAYHFALPNNSTGAAQANYFVDHGGGWSKDGKTLPGALDMEYNPYGATCYGKSASGMVSWIKDFSATYRARTGRDPVIYTSTSWWKTCTGNSSAFGGVNPLWIPRYGSSVGELPAGWGFHTIWQYTSSGATVGDHNKFNGAMDRLQALANG encoded by the coding sequence ATGCCTGTGCTCAGACCTGGTCCGGCCCGACGCGCCCTCAGTGCGCTGATCGGCATCCTCGCCGCTCTCGTCACCACGACCTTCGCGCTCTCCGCCCCGGCGTCCGCCGCGCAGCGCTCGGAGGACATCCCCCACCCCGAGGACGACTGGGCGGGGTCGCAGATACTCAAGCACGAGGGCGGGTCCACCACCGGTGAGGCACCGCCGAGTGTGCTCGCCAGCGTCGAAGGTGTCGACGTCAGCAGCCACCAGGGCAATGTCTCCTGGTCCACGCTGTGGAGCAGCGGGGTCCGGTTCGCCTATGTCAAGGCGACCGAGGGCACCAGCTACACCAACCCGTACTTCACCCAGCAGTACACCGGCTCGTACAACGTCGGCATGATCCGCGGGGCGTACCACTTCGCGCTGCCGAACAACTCCACCGGTGCCGCACAGGCCAACTACTTCGTCGACCACGGCGGCGGCTGGTCCAAGGACGGCAAGACGCTGCCCGGCGCGCTCGACATGGAGTACAACCCCTACGGCGCGACCTGCTACGGCAAGAGCGCCAGCGGGATGGTCAGCTGGATCAAGGACTTCTCCGCCACCTACCGCGCCCGCACCGGACGCGATCCGGTGATCTACACCTCGACCAGCTGGTGGAAGACCTGCACCGGCAACTCCAGTGCCTTCGGCGGGGTCAACCCGCTGTGGATTCCGCGCTACGGCTCGTCCGTCGGCGAACTCCCCGCGGGCTGGGGCTTCCACACCATCTGGCAGTACACCTCCTCCGGGGCCACGGTCGGCGACCACAACAAGTTCAACGGCGCCATGGACCGGCTCCAGGCCCTGGCGAACGGCTGA
- a CDS encoding nitrate- and nitrite sensing domain-containing protein gives MRKKRLRGTQREPGGEPRLQDLQDGTSRRRSARVRNRLAASIALVAVAVLGAGAPAVLMALDDSTGAQRLVALAGRNRDAVTLAHSLADERDAMTAYVAAGRTTASGGGVSESQRARVDRQVREVRQEAPGSVRRLLDNLPELRQQALTGHGSAEDVFASYTTAVQALNQISADLARRLPADAGPGAAAALAPLGRATEQASATRGLLVAALAGGGAQPTLTSAAQRTRVREDSALADFRQLAPAAAREAYDRTVNGTEVTTAERYTSRLTDRGRLSGGDLRVDEDRVDAALSARITRMRGVESSLASAEVARLARSRDDDVTALEKRIALVGGALLLALGISVQSARSMTRPLAALRLGTRRVAADPASEEPVDYTGRNDEFGDAVRAVNELHAKAVRAQERATGLGTERTRLVGERQRLADERDALRRERDEIAARLEGLRSRVHSSFVSLALRTLGLIERQLAVIEGMEEQEQDPDRLQTLFQLDHLATGMRRYSENLLVIAGSENTSGHPGPVPLLDVLRASISEVERYDRVQIQSLPPHAQVAGYAADSISHLVAELLENASSFSPPDARVQVSGWLLESGEVMLSIQDEGIGMTPERMAELNDRLADPVPDYCQGPQPEDPLGLGLYVVTRLAARHGVRVQLRQQQPGGVAAVVVLPTKILPAGPPGAGLPPAPPAGAGVAHGAAGLPAFPGSEAEANSGALPAQPRSVPAAAADPAPEPDEEAPAAGDAEWTAASVPRPSGTAVAETPAPWAVPGAERSPGPAFQDGAPYPMEPTPPRGHPTPGSAGDPPALPRRTPTSGLAPVRPAAPVAQDRSERTIEFAVRHDDVGGLVGGHGIRPVGADAWGPAGTDPYVIGPDEHTRAAEHPRTDKGLPQRTPRNVERRESGARERSGAVDAEELRRRLGGFQRGALEGRRDAEAEIAARARGREHGPRGGTTERTGAHDEGDTVEEARG, from the coding sequence GTGCGGAAGAAGCGGCTTCGGGGCACGCAGCGCGAACCGGGCGGCGAGCCACGCCTTCAGGACCTTCAGGACGGCACATCACGGCGGCGTTCCGCGCGTGTCCGCAACCGCCTGGCCGCGTCCATCGCGCTCGTCGCCGTCGCGGTCCTCGGCGCGGGCGCCCCGGCCGTCCTCATGGCCCTCGACGACTCGACCGGCGCCCAGCGGCTGGTCGCCCTCGCGGGGAGAAACCGTGACGCGGTGACCCTGGCCCACTCCCTCGCCGACGAGCGCGACGCCATGACCGCCTATGTGGCGGCCGGGCGTACCACCGCCTCCGGCGGCGGGGTCTCCGAGAGCCAGCGCGCCCGGGTGGACCGGCAGGTCAGGGAGGTGCGCCAGGAGGCCCCCGGCTCCGTGCGGCGGTTACTGGACAACCTCCCCGAGCTGCGCCAGCAGGCCCTGACCGGCCATGGCTCGGCAGAGGACGTCTTCGCCTCGTACACCACCGCCGTCCAGGCGCTGAACCAGATCTCCGCCGACCTCGCCCGCAGGCTCCCGGCCGACGCGGGTCCCGGCGCCGCCGCCGCGCTCGCCCCGCTGGGCCGCGCCACCGAGCAGGCGTCGGCCACCCGGGGACTGCTGGTGGCCGCGCTCGCCGGAGGCGGTGCCCAGCCCACACTGACCTCCGCCGCCCAGCGGACCCGGGTGCGCGAGGATTCCGCGCTCGCCGACTTCCGCCAGCTCGCCCCGGCCGCCGCGCGCGAGGCCTACGACCGCACGGTCAACGGCACCGAGGTCACCACCGCCGAGCGCTACACCAGCCGCCTCACCGACCGGGGCAGGCTGTCCGGCGGTGACCTCCGCGTCGACGAGGACCGGGTCGACGCGGCCCTGAGCGCCCGGATCACCAGGATGCGCGGGGTCGAATCCTCCCTGGCCTCCGCCGAGGTCGCCCGGCTCGCGCGGTCGCGCGACGACGACGTCACCGCCCTGGAGAAGCGGATCGCCCTCGTCGGCGGCGCCCTGCTGCTGGCCCTCGGCATCAGCGTGCAGAGCGCCCGCTCGATGACCCGGCCGCTGGCCGCCCTGCGGCTCGGCACCCGCCGGGTCGCGGCCGACCCGGCGTCCGAGGAACCGGTCGACTACACCGGCCGCAACGACGAGTTCGGCGACGCCGTCCGCGCCGTCAACGAGCTCCACGCCAAGGCGGTGCGCGCCCAGGAGCGCGCCACCGGGCTGGGCACCGAGCGCACCCGGCTGGTCGGGGAGCGGCAGCGGCTGGCCGACGAACGGGACGCGCTGCGCCGCGAGCGGGACGAGATCGCCGCCCGGCTGGAGGGGCTGCGGTCCCGGGTGCACAGCAGCTTCGTCAGCCTCGCCCTGCGCACCCTCGGCCTGATCGAGCGGCAGCTCGCCGTCATCGAGGGCATGGAGGAGCAGGAGCAGGACCCCGACCGGCTCCAGACGCTCTTCCAACTGGACCACCTGGCCACCGGGATGCGCCGCTACAGCGAGAACCTCTTGGTCATCGCGGGCTCGGAGAACACCTCCGGCCATCCGGGCCCGGTGCCGCTGCTGGATGTGCTGCGCGCCTCGATCAGCGAGGTCGAGCGGTACGACCGGGTGCAGATCCAGTCGTTGCCGCCGCACGCCCAGGTCGCCGGGTACGCCGCGGACAGCATCAGCCACCTCGTCGCCGAACTCCTGGAGAACGCCTCCTCGTTCTCCCCGCCCGACGCCCGGGTGCAGGTCTCCGGCTGGCTGCTGGAGAGCGGCGAGGTCATGCTCTCCATCCAGGACGAGGGCATCGGGATGACGCCCGAGCGCATGGCGGAGCTGAACGACCGGCTCGCCGACCCGGTGCCCGACTACTGCCAGGGCCCGCAGCCCGAGGACCCGCTGGGTCTCGGGCTGTATGTGGTGACCCGTCTCGCCGCGCGCCACGGCGTCCGGGTGCAACTGCGGCAGCAGCAGCCGGGCGGGGTGGCGGCCGTGGTGGTCCTGCCCACGAAGATCCTCCCGGCCGGTCCGCCGGGCGCCGGGCTGCCGCCTGCCCCACCGGCCGGTGCGGGCGTCGCCCACGGCGCCGCCGGGCTGCCCGCCTTCCCTGGCTCGGAGGCCGAGGCCAACTCGGGCGCCCTGCCGGCCCAGCCGCGTTCGGTGCCCGCGGCCGCCGCGGACCCGGCACCGGAGCCGGACGAGGAGGCGCCCGCGGCCGGCGACGCGGAGTGGACCGCGGCGTCCGTGCCCCGACCGTCCGGGACCGCCGTGGCGGAGACCCCCGCGCCCTGGGCCGTTCCCGGTGCGGAGCGGAGTCCGGGCCCGGCGTTCCAGGACGGCGCGCCGTACCCCATGGAGCCGACGCCGCCGCGCGGCCACCCGACCCCGGGAAGCGCCGGGGACCCGCCCGCACTGCCCAGGCGCACACCGACGTCCGGCCTCGCGCCCGTCCGGCCCGCCGCACCCGTCGCGCAGGACCGCTCGGAACGGACGATCGAGTTCGCCGTCCGTCACGACGACGTCGGGGGACTGGTGGGCGGCCACGGCATCCGTCCGGTGGGCGCGGACGCCTGGGGCCCGGCGGGCACGGATCCGTACGTTATCGGGCCCGACGAGCACACCCGGGCCGCCGAACACCCCCGCACCGACAAGGGGCTTCCCCAGCGCACACCGAGGAACGTGGAGCGTCGTGAGTCCGGGGCGCGGGAGCGGAGCGGCGCGGTCGACGCGGAGGAACTGCGGCGCAGACTCGGCGGCTTCCAGCGCGGTGCCCTGGAGGGCCGCCGGGACGCCGAGGCCGAGATCGCCGCGCGCGCCCGGGGCCGGGAGCACGGCCCGCGGGGCGGCACCACAGAACGTACGGGGGCGCACGACGAGGGTGACACGGTTGAGGAGGCACGCGGGTGA
- a CDS encoding NAD(P)H-dependent oxidoreductase codes for MRTLVVLAHPGLARSRVNAALAEAARPVEGVTVHDLYAAYPDLTLDVEREQRLLLEHDRIVLQFPFYWYSVPPLLKKWIDEVFLYGWAYGTGGTSLHGKSLLVTTSLGGPAEAYRADGVNRYTVAELLRPIEATARMTGLRYEEPFALYGTQTLDDAGLAAHQERYRALLASGAVREPELAAV; via the coding sequence GTGCGCACTCTTGTTGTCCTCGCCCACCCCGGCCTCGCCCGCTCCCGCGTCAACGCCGCGCTCGCCGAGGCGGCCCGGCCGGTGGAGGGCGTCACCGTCCACGATCTGTACGCCGCCTACCCGGACCTGACGCTCGACGTCGAGCGGGAGCAGCGGCTGCTGCTGGAGCACGACCGGATCGTGCTCCAGTTCCCCTTCTACTGGTACTCGGTGCCGCCGCTGCTCAAGAAGTGGATCGACGAGGTCTTCCTGTACGGCTGGGCCTACGGCACCGGCGGCACCTCTCTGCACGGCAAGTCGCTGCTGGTCACCACCTCGCTGGGCGGGCCCGCGGAGGCGTACCGGGCCGATGGGGTCAACCGCTACACGGTCGCCGAGCTGCTCAGGCCGATCGAGGCCACCGCGCGCATGACCGGGCTGCGCTACGAGGAGCCGTTCGCGCTGTACGGGACGCAGACGCTGGACGACGCGGGGCTGGCCGCGCACCAGGAGCGCTACCGCGCCCTGCTGGCCTCCGGCGCGGTGCGGGAACCGGAGCTCGCCGCCGTCTGA
- a CDS encoding roadblock/LC7 domain-containing protein, which translates to MNAPSSTYGLSSEARNLHWLLSSLVEEVPGVRSVAVVSSDGLMLLSSDARHIAAAGSVDPTTQDGPKGSGADLATIVSGLGSLTLGAAKLMDGGGVKQTMVAMDGGSLFVMTISDGSLLGVHATPDCDMTVVAYHMALFVGRAGHVLTPELRGELRRSLESAQ; encoded by the coding sequence GTGAATGCGCCCAGTAGTACCTACGGGTTGAGTTCCGAGGCCCGTAATCTGCACTGGTTGCTGTCGAGCCTCGTCGAGGAGGTGCCGGGCGTCCGATCGGTCGCGGTGGTCTCCTCGGACGGGCTGATGCTGCTCTCCTCCGACGCACGGCACATCGCCGCCGCGGGCTCCGTGGACCCCACGACGCAGGACGGGCCCAAGGGTTCCGGTGCCGACCTCGCCACGATCGTCTCGGGGCTCGGCAGCCTCACGCTCGGCGCGGCGAAGCTGATGGACGGCGGGGGCGTCAAGCAGACGATGGTGGCGATGGACGGGGGCAGTCTGTTCGTCATGACGATCAGCGACGGTTCGCTGCTGGGCGTGCACGCCACCCCCGACTGCGATATGACCGTTGTCGCCTATCACATGGCGCTTTTCGTGGGCCGGGCCGGACATGTGCTCACCCCCGAACTCCGCGGTGAACTACGCAGGTCCCTGGAGTCGGCTCAGTGA
- a CDS encoding protein phosphatase 2C domain-containing protein, with protein MRIELATAPGDQQRPNEDYASVALPASGLGGALVVLDGVTPPEGDDGCVHGVPWFTARLGGALLELSGSRRDIPLTACLSEAIRRTAEAHGSTCDLYHPLTPQTTVVAARWGHERVEHLVLSDSALLIERTGGEVTPVLDDRIDRLRAAGRRLTGLRNAEGGFFTAAADPAVSAKAVTGDLPRTGVRALAALTDGASRWVEVFGEGDWSACFALLRKEGPQALIDRVRAAEHADPDRTAFRRGKAHDDTAVVYAEL; from the coding sequence ATGCGCATCGAACTCGCGACGGCCCCCGGCGACCAGCAGCGCCCCAACGAGGACTACGCGTCCGTGGCCCTGCCGGCGTCGGGGCTCGGCGGCGCACTGGTGGTGCTGGACGGAGTGACCCCACCCGAGGGTGACGACGGATGCGTCCACGGAGTGCCCTGGTTCACCGCGCGGCTCGGCGGCGCACTGCTCGAACTGTCCGGCTCGCGACGGGACATACCGCTGACCGCATGCCTCTCCGAGGCGATTCGGCGCACCGCGGAAGCACATGGTTCAACATGTGACCTTTATCACCCACTGACCCCACAGACCACCGTGGTCGCCGCCCGCTGGGGCCACGAGCGGGTCGAGCATCTGGTGCTCTCCGACTCCGCGTTGCTCATCGAGCGGACGGGCGGCGAGGTGACACCGGTGCTCGACGACCGCATCGACCGGCTGCGGGCGGCGGGCCGCCGGCTGACCGGGCTGCGCAACGCCGAGGGCGGCTTCTTCACGGCCGCCGCCGACCCCGCCGTCTCCGCCAAGGCGGTCACCGGCGACCTTCCGCGCACCGGAGTACGGGCGCTGGCGGCGCTCACCGACGGGGCGTCGCGCTGGGTGGAGGTGTTCGGCGAGGGCGATTGGAGCGCCTGCTTCGCGCTGCTGCGCAAGGAGGGTCCGCAGGCTCTGATCGACCGGGTGCGGGCGGCGGAGCACGCCGATCCGGACCGCACGGCCTTCCGGCGCGGCAAGGCGCACGACGACACCGCCGTGGTCTACGCCGAGCTCTGA
- a CDS encoding ATP/GTP-binding protein: MSGIPGAGIPGAEEVLQSWQTDRSRAPIATKIVIAGGFGVGKTTFVGAVSEITPLQTEALMTRAGEDIDDLAATPDKLTTTVAMDFGRITLENDLVLYLFGTPGQHRFWFMWDDLMRGAIGAVVMADTRRLEDSFPALDYFESLGLPYVVAVNHFEGAPLYRPEDVRDALSAAEGVPVVLMDARRRITVVDALLSLVRHAVDVSPE, from the coding sequence GTGTCCGGGATACCCGGCGCCGGGATACCCGGCGCCGAAGAGGTGCTCCAGAGCTGGCAGACGGACCGCTCACGGGCACCGATCGCTACCAAGATCGTGATAGCGGGCGGCTTCGGAGTGGGCAAGACCACCTTCGTCGGCGCGGTCTCGGAGATCACCCCGCTCCAGACCGAGGCGCTGATGACCCGGGCCGGCGAGGACATCGACGACCTCGCCGCGACCCCGGACAAGCTGACCACCACGGTGGCGATGGACTTCGGGCGGATCACACTCGAGAACGACCTGGTGCTGTATCTCTTCGGCACCCCCGGCCAGCACCGCTTCTGGTTCATGTGGGACGACCTGATGCGCGGGGCGATCGGCGCGGTGGTGATGGCCGACACCCGGCGGCTGGAGGACAGCTTCCCGGCGCTGGACTACTTCGAGAGCCTCGGACTGCCGTATGTGGTGGCGGTCAATCACTTCGAGGGGGCACCGCTGTACCGGCCGGAGGACGTGCGGGACGCGCTCTCCGCGGCCGAGGGGGTACCCGTGGTGCTCATGGACGCCCGTCGGCGGATCACTGTGGTGGACGCGCTGCTGTCGTTGGTGCGGCACGCCGTTGACGTCTCGCCCGAGTGA
- a CDS encoding TetR/AcrR family transcriptional regulator, whose protein sequence is MSSTRPSAHERILSTATTLFNAHGVRGVGVDRIIAESGVAKATLYSHFRCKDALVLAYLQQSDTYWRTALKEAAEAAGPDPRDQLAGLFDALCAAAVQENFRGCAFVRTAGETEPGSDTHEATAEHKRAVRAWLTELTTAAGAADPATLALQISVLVDGAMSASAVECGPEVVKAAKEATRTLVALACPART, encoded by the coding sequence ATGAGCAGCACCCGCCCCTCCGCCCACGAGCGGATCCTCTCCACGGCGACCACCCTGTTCAACGCCCACGGGGTGCGCGGGGTCGGGGTGGACCGGATCATCGCCGAGTCGGGGGTGGCGAAGGCGACGCTGTACTCCCACTTCCGCTGCAAGGACGCGCTGGTCCTGGCCTATCTCCAGCAGTCGGACACCTATTGGCGCACCGCGCTGAAGGAGGCGGCCGAGGCGGCGGGACCGGACCCGCGCGACCAGCTCGCCGGACTGTTCGACGCGCTGTGCGCCGCCGCCGTACAGGAGAACTTCCGCGGCTGTGCCTTTGTGCGGACCGCCGGGGAGACGGAGCCGGGCAGTGACACCCATGAGGCCACGGCCGAGCACAAGCGGGCGGTGCGGGCCTGGCTGACCGAGCTGACCACGGCGGCAGGGGCCGCCGACCCCGCGACGCTGGCACTCCAGATCTCCGTCCTCGTCGACGGCGCGATGTCCGCGTCGGCGGTGGAGTGCGGGCCCGAGGTCGTGAAGGCGGCGAAGGAGGCGACCCGGACGCTGGTCGCGCTCGCCTGTCCGGCCCGGACCTGA
- a CDS encoding styrene monooxygenase/indole monooxygenase family protein yields MRKILIVGAGQSGLQLALGLQSQGYEITLMSNRTADEIRAGRVMSTQCMFHTALQHERDLRLNFWEEQAPRIEGLGVSIAGPPTAAGHSRAVDWLGRLDGYAQSVDQRLKMAGWLELFARRGGQVVVHGASVSDLDVFVTTYDLVLVAAGKGELVSLFGRDAARSPYDTPQRALAVAYVHGLGPRPEHPELDAVRCNLVPGVGELFVMPTLTTSGRADILFWEGVPGGPVDAFQGITDPSEHLARTLELMERFTPWEYARATKVELTDAGATLAGRYAPTVRHPVGELPGGGQVLGVADVVVTNDPVTGQGANSAAKCAASYLESIVEHGDRPFDTDWMRRTFDRYWESARHVTKWTNAMLAPPPEHIVHLLGAASGLPAVARRIANGFDDPADFEHFFYEPERTAAYLADVSASTG; encoded by the coding sequence ATGCGGAAGATACTCATCGTCGGAGCCGGGCAGTCCGGGCTCCAACTCGCCCTCGGCCTCCAGTCCCAGGGGTACGAGATCACCCTGATGTCCAACCGGACGGCCGATGAGATCCGCGCAGGGCGGGTGATGTCCACCCAGTGCATGTTTCACACCGCGCTCCAGCACGAGCGCGATCTGCGGCTGAACTTCTGGGAGGAACAGGCGCCGCGGATCGAGGGCCTGGGCGTGTCCATCGCCGGACCGCCGACCGCCGCGGGCCACTCCCGCGCCGTCGACTGGCTCGGGCGGCTGGACGGCTACGCCCAGTCCGTCGACCAGCGGCTGAAGATGGCGGGCTGGCTGGAGCTGTTCGCGCGGCGCGGCGGCCAGGTGGTCGTCCACGGGGCCTCCGTCTCCGACCTCGATGTCTTCGTGACCACCTACGACCTGGTCCTGGTGGCCGCGGGCAAGGGCGAACTGGTCTCGCTCTTCGGCCGGGACGCCGCCCGCTCCCCGTACGACACCCCGCAGCGGGCGCTCGCCGTCGCCTATGTGCACGGCCTCGGCCCGCGCCCGGAACACCCGGAGCTGGACGCGGTGCGCTGCAATCTGGTGCCGGGCGTCGGCGAGCTGTTCGTCATGCCCACCCTCACCACCTCCGGCCGCGCCGACATCCTCTTCTGGGAGGGCGTTCCGGGCGGTCCGGTCGACGCGTTCCAGGGCATCACCGACCCCTCCGAGCACCTGGCCCGGACCTTGGAGCTGATGGAGAGGTTCACCCCCTGGGAGTACGCGCGGGCCACCAAGGTCGAGCTGACGGACGCGGGCGCCACCCTGGCCGGGCGGTACGCCCCGACGGTGCGCCACCCGGTCGGGGAGCTGCCCGGGGGCGGACAGGTGCTCGGGGTCGCCGACGTCGTCGTCACCAACGACCCCGTCACCGGTCAGGGCGCGAACTCCGCCGCCAAGTGTGCCGCGAGCTACCTGGAGAGCATCGTCGAGCACGGCGACCGGCCGTTCGACACCGACTGGATGCGCCGGACCTTCGACCGCTACTGGGAGTCCGCGCGCCATGTCACCAAGTGGACCAACGCGATGCTGGCCCCGCCGCCGGAGCACATCGTGCACCTCCTCGGCGCGGCGAGCGGTCTGCCTGCGGTCGCCCGGCGGATCGCCAACGGTTTCGACGACCCCGCCGACTTCGAGCACTTCTTCTACGAGCCGGAGCGGACCGCGGCCTATCTTGCGGACGTCAGCGCTTCGACCGGTTGA
- a CDS encoding MarR family winged helix-turn-helix transcriptional regulator, which produces MGGIGVDQAFLALERELAVFLRRARAASGELAREVHPDLESAAYGLLMRLEDAGPQRATDLAAYIGVGKATMSRQLRALEGLGLVTRTPDPADGRAFLVELTDEGRTRFRAVRVARRARYARRLAAWERSEVAELARLLHRLNSAQEADDTGHSARGGEE; this is translated from the coding sequence CTGGGTGGAATCGGTGTGGACCAAGCATTCCTGGCTCTGGAGCGCGAATTGGCGGTGTTCCTCCGCCGGGCCCGTGCGGCGTCGGGGGAGTTGGCCCGTGAGGTCCACCCCGATCTGGAATCCGCCGCGTACGGGCTGCTGATGCGGCTCGAGGACGCGGGACCGCAGCGCGCCACCGACCTCGCGGCCTACATCGGCGTCGGCAAGGCGACGATGAGCCGTCAGCTGCGCGCCCTCGAGGGGCTCGGTCTGGTGACCCGCACCCCCGACCCGGCGGACGGCCGGGCGTTCCTGGTGGAGCTGACGGACGAGGGCCGGACCCGCTTCCGCGCCGTCCGGGTCGCCCGCCGGGCACGGTACGCCCGCCGTCTCGCCGCCTGGGAGCGCAGCGAGGTCGCCGAACTCGCCCGCCTGCTGCACCGGCTGAACAGTGCGCAGGAGGCCGACGACACCGGGCACTCGGCCCGCGGGGGCGAGGAGTAG